AGAGGAAGAGCAGCACGTAGCCCAGCAGGTTGCAGATGCGGCGGGCGGAGGTGTAGACCACCTGGCGGGGATCGTAGCTGAACTGCAGGTTCCGCTCCCGCCGCAGGCGGATCGAGAGGTCGTAGTCCTCCAGGATCGAGATGTCCGCGTGGCCATGGATGCGGTCGTAGGCGGGGCGGGTGATGGCGATGTTGGGGCCGATCAGGCGGTAGTAGTTGAAGTAGTTCATCAGGGTGTAGACCTTCCGCCAGAGCTGGAGCAGGTCGGACCGCCACGACCCCTCCTGGAAGAGGATGGGGCCCGTGCTGACGTCGTAGCCCTGCAGGACCAGGTTCTCCGCGATCGCCGGCAGCCAGGCGGGCTCAAAAGAGGAGTCTGCATCGGTGAAGACCAGCACGTCGCCCCGGGCCGCCTCCGCCCCGTCGCGGCGGGCCCCGCCGATCCCGCTCCGCCGCTGCACGAAGACGGCATCCGCATACTGCTCCGCGATTGCCACCGTGTCGTCTGTCGAGTTCCCGTCCACGACGACGATCTCGAACGCCTCCCGCTCGAGATCCTGGCGGTCGATGGAGCGCAGGCAGCCCTCGATCGACTCCGCCTCGTTCCGGGCCGGGATGACGACGGAGATGGCGGGTCGATCCCCGTGCAGCGGGACCGTCTCCGGGAGGGGAAGGAGCATACCGGGCTCACTACGCGGCAGGCCCTATTTAAATGTGATCGTCAGGCGGCGAGCGGCCAAAATATTCATCCCAGCTAACCCAAAATTTCTAGAAGGATACCTATCGGTGAAAATCCTGATCCGACATTCAGGATCGCACATTCACAATCTCTAAAAAGCCAACCCGCTCAAAGTCGGCATCAAACGTGGCGATCCTGCTGATGCCATAATACTTACAAGTAGCTGCAATAAGCGCATCATTTGGAAGTAGCCCAAGGTCGGCGATTATGAGGAAGGCTTCCTTCTCGATATCGCGGTTTATCGGCAGGCTCTCCGCCAGATCCAGGAGATCGATAACTCGATCCAAGTTGCGCCCCTGTCCCTGTATCAGAGCTGGTGTTTTCCGCAGGGCATGAGGCCTTTCTCCTGTTGCGAGCCGTAAGAACACATGAACAACTTCGCTGAACACGATAGAATTACGATATAACTTCTGATCAGAGTGCAGTGCCAGAACTCCTTCCTTTACTCGTTCATCTCCTTCCAATATGTTTAAAAAGACGTTTGAATCAACAAAGACCCCATTCATCTTCCAGCTCCTGGAGAGCTTTCTGGGTGTCCTTCCCTTTTAAAAGCCCGAATGCCGCATTCACCGCCGTTTCGGCACTGATCACCACTTTCCCTTTTGTGCCCTCTTCCAGACGGATCCGATTCAGCGGTTTGAACACCCCGTCCTCATAGATAACATCTATGGTCCTAGCCATGTATCCTCACCACATTATTTGCAGGAACCTGTTAAATGGATTGTGGATGCTGCGCGCATCGAACCGCATCCTGGTTATTCCGGCAGATGCCGGTTATCTGCAACACTCATTATCTCTGTGTTTTATCCATGGTACCACAATAGCCGGATCAAACCATGACCTCGGCGATCTGTTTGTATTCTATAGCGATCTTGTCGTCGGTCTCAATGTAGAATTCGATGGCTTCCCTGATATTCTCCACGCTTCCTCGATCCTCTTCCCCTGCGATATGCAGCCCGGCAGGGAAGGAACCTCGACAACGTACCATCCGTCCTCCCCTTCGCGGACTACTACTTTGATCTTCATAGGTGTTCGTAGGAGAGGGGGATCCAAAAGGCTGCCTCTTACCGAAGCACCTCCCGTTCGCAATGACAATCCTGCAGGACTCCCGCTCCAGGCTCTGGCGGTCAATGTACCGCAAAGTCGTCCCTCAATCGCCCCGGCCTTGTTCGGATAACGACTGAGATCGCGGGGCAGCCTTCGCACAGGTTGAACTGGGGTGGGAGATAGGCATGGAGGAACCTACCGGACTTCGACACGGTTGGCCATTTAAAACTGATCGTCATGCAGAGAGCAACGCACCTCATTCTTTTCAATCCTCCTTCTCTGCGATTGCCGTAGCCCCTGATTTTGGCCGAACAGGTAAAATAGAATGATATCCGAATCAGAAGACGCCTCTATTCTCGATGTCCGAGATGATCTCCTCTACGGGCATTCCTTTCAGGATCCCTTGCGTCCTCCGGGAGATCGCTGAATCGAGGATGACTTTTACCCGAACATTCTCTCGGGGTTCGACGGTGAGGGTGTATTCCCGCAGTCCTTCCTCGGTGGGGATGTCCTCGCCTTTCTCCTGGAGATCCTCGATGTAGAGCTCGATGGCCTCTTTTGCCATCGCTATTGCCTCCTCGACCGTCTCCCCGAAGGTGACGCAGCCGGGAAGTGTCGGCACGGTAACCGTATATCCCCTCTCCGGCTCTTTCCGGAGCAGGATCCGATAGTTCAGGCGTCTCATCGCATCGCACCCCGTAGCATCGCAGATCAAACGTCTGCCCGTTAATAATACCTTACTCGGGGAGGTATAAAGGATATCCGAGCCGGGGCTGCGGGTCCCCGGGGACAGCTGGAAAGATTTTGAGGGACAGCAATCTATCTCATCGCAGGGGGTTGTATAGTGAAGGATGGCCCGAGCCATCCTCTCCCGATTATCTTCCCACGCTGAGGTATCGCGCTCAGGGGTGGGGGTGCGGGGGGAGCGAGTGCAACCCCCTCCCCTTCGTATGATAGGACCGCATGCCTATTCCTCGATGGCGATTCGTGTTGCCACACGATCCATCTCCAGGCGGGAAGTGGCGCAACAAAAAGGGCTATGGACCGGGCGTTACTGCCGGAAAATATTTCCCGCAGAACAGAGAACCTTAAAAATACCTTCGATTGAGGCCATGGGCGGGCCCGATGCCCAGATCGGCGAGGTCGCGGGTGTAGTGGCCTTCAGCAGCCAGATCCGCCTTTCCATCTATTGTGCGGGCTGCAATCCCCAGGCTCACCGGTTCGCCGATGCCCTTCACGAGCGGGATCTTCTTCTCGAGCCGGGCCAGGATGGTCCGTGCCTCTTCGAGAGTGAGATCCTGGTTCTTGATCTCAATCGCGAGGGGCCCGGAGGGACCGATGGCAAGAAGGTCGATCTCGTCACCGCGGCGGTTCCACCACGGGCCTGCATGATCGAACCGGGGCAGGAGATCCTCTTTCAGGAGGACCCGCACCATATCCTCGAACGCCTGGCCGGAGAATCCCCTCCACTCGCGGAGTATCCGCTCTTTGAGGAGATCGTAGCGACCGCTCTGGTACAGACTCATGTTGCGGTAGATGTAGCGGGCGAAGAAGCGGAAGAAATTGTCGGAGAGGAAGTACCGCCCCATCTTCGACGGGCGGTCCCGTTCGGTTACCGGGACCCTGTACTCGATGATCCCCAGGAGGTCGATGAGATCCCTGAGGTACGGCGGCAGGGAGGTAGGGGCGATATGGGTGAAATCGGCGATCTCCTTCTGCGATGTCTTCCCTTCGGCGATGGCAGAGAGGATCTCGTAGTAGGTCGCGTGCTCCCGCCCGAACTCCTCGATCAGCACGTCGCTCATCTCGCGCTGGAGCGGGGCGAGATCGTTCAGGATGAGGCGATCGAGGGCGGTCTCCAGGTCGGTGCATCCGTACTTCTCGAGGAACGTGTAGTAGTAGATCATCCCGCCGAAGAGCAGGTAGAGGTCGAGCCGTGCGGTCGGGTCCTTCACGCCGATGTCGGCGAGTATGGAGAGGCACTCCCGGGGTCCGAAGGGGCGAAGGGTGAGTATATTGTCTGCACGGCGGAAGAGGGGGGCGTCACCCTCCTGGAAGATCTTCCGGATCATACCCACCGATGAGCCGGAGACGATGAGGAAGAGGCGAGACTCTCTGCTTCGCAGATCCCAGAACCGCTGCAGCTGCGTGATGAAGGAGGGATGGATCTTCTGGAACCGCTGGAATTCGTCAAACACTGCGATGCACGGCTGGTCGAGGGAGAAGAGGAATTCGAGCAGGGCTTCGGGGGAGTCCAGGCGGATGTATTCGGGCAGGTCCAGGGCCAACGCCGTTTCCCGCCCGAACTCGTCCATGAGGGTATCGATGCTCTTGTTGGCGTCCACGAAGAAGTAGAGGGCTCTCTTCCCCCGCATGAATTCCAGGATGAGCTCGGTCTTCCCGACTCTCCGCCTGCCGGTGACGACGAGGAATGAGGGGCGTGCCGAGTGGAGCCGGTCCATGAGCCCGAGCTCCCGGTCCCGGTTGTAAAACCTCATAATAATTATGATTATAATTATTATATTTATTATTAATGATCCCGAGGACGGCCGGGATATCGCTGACAGCGATGGATCTCCGGGGCATGAACGCCGGGGAAATTCCTGCAGATATCGCAGCATTCATCGCGCGATACCTCGAGAGCGCGGATGAGCATGCCCCGCAGCGGCCCGCCATCCCCGGACGGCAGGCCTGACAACCCACGGACCGTGAGGTCAGCCCCCGATAGCCTCCGCCTCGTTCCATGCCGTGATGACGACGGAGATCGCGGGGCGACTCTCGCGCAACAGGTCTGTCAACGGAGCCGGAAGCATCTCTCGAGATCTTCAAGGGTGAACCCCACGGCAGGATCTCATCGAGGTCCAGGGTTTAGACCGGCGTGAACCGTATCGATTCTCCCCTGCGATGGCTAACGCGGATCACCTCCTTAAAGCAATCCTCAACGATCGTTATCGCTATCGAACAAACGGAGACATTCAGAAAAGGTGGTAATCAGACGTACTTGTCCATTATCAGAATCTCGGTACCGTCGATAAATGTCGCCACGATATAGATCCGATCCGGCTTCTGTGTTGGAGGTACATTACTCTTTCTTGTAACGCCGATCTCCGGCGGCGCCCAGGTCCAGTTATCCGGTTGATTCTCCCCATTGAGAATCCACACGTCCAGCCGCACCAGTTTGTCGTGGTCCTGCCCGCCCTGGTAGGTGACGACGATATTCCCGATTCCGTCGTCGTATGCCGATGCAGAGACCAGATAGGTGTTCTTCGTCTTCTCCGCCACTCCATATACATTGGCGGCCACCCAGGCGGCGAGCATGACAGTTATCGCGACTGCAAGGATAATGCCAACCGTTTCAGAAACTGCCTCCTCGCTGTCGATCTCCCGCATCGTTACCCCCGCATCCGGCACGACCGGATTGAATTGTTTCAGTATTGTTAGAGACATTGTATAAATATTTCTAAGTGATGTTATGGTCAATCAACTGTAAAACCAGAAACAATCGAATATTATAATAAAAATCGGATGAAGAGAGTGGAACGCACATTCGATTCAAACTCATTTCAATCCCACGAGGTCTGGTTCTACCGGATAGCCGATCCTCCTTCTCGCCGCCCGCTAGACATAGGCATCCAGGATCACCCGCTCGGAGTTATCTTTGAATCGGGCGACGACCACCACGTGATCCCTCCCCGCCGTTGCACCCGCTTCTGAATGCGACTCTCCGATGGACGGTGACGGCAGCTCATGGTTCGGCTCGAGGGTGACGCCCCGGCTATCGACGATGGTGATCCTGATCGCTTCGACAGCCTCATGATCCTGCCCTCCCCGGTAGGTGACCACGATATTACCGCCCTCCTGATACGCGGAGGCGTGTACATCGTACGGCCTCTGAATAGCGCCGGTAAATCCTATCGCGAACGCGGCCATGACGGACGCCAGGATCACCGTGATGGCGAGCATCAGGATGACGCCGATCACGGGCGAGACCCCTTTGTCCTGATCGTCAGTTTTTACCATCTTACTAACGGGCGAGTATTTTCTCTGGAATACAATATAGGGTTTCCATTTCCTGATTTATTAAAAACAAAGCATGGAGAAATACAATTCTAAATTTTATGGGCAAATTGCAAATATTCGTGGATTCATGATGCATTTAGACGGTTAGAGCCTAACCTGCCGGTTCATACATATGCATCCAGAATGACCTGATCCTCGTCGATATTGCTATTGAAATGAGCGATCACGATTACGTGCTCTTTTCCATCTGTGCCCAGGCCTGGGAAGGTATCAATGCAACCCACTACTGGATTGTTCACGGTATGCGATGCCGTTCCCAGAGAACTGTACACCGTGATATCAAGAGATTGAACCTGTCCCCTATCCGGACCGCCGTGGAAGTAGATCAGGATGTCATCCTCGTTCTGGATGGCATTGGCTGCTACCATTCTTTTTGCCTCGACTGTTGAGGTCATGCCGAGCACGACCGTGGCAATCACCGCGGTAAGAATCACCGTGATCCCGACCATCAGGATCACCCCGATAACCGGCGATACGGCTTCATCTTCACGAGGCCTGCCCTTGACTTTCCCAATCATTTCTTAATCTTCCAGTATCTTTTTTATCTTTCCCCTATCGCCTTGCGACGCACATCAGCCCAGCCCGGGCACGAATCCGCTGACGAGAAAGGCCAGGATGACGATGACCGTGACCATCATCATCTGCCCGACCGTCTCGGATACGCCCTCTTCCCTG
This Methanomicrobiales archaeon DNA region includes the following protein-coding sequences:
- a CDS encoding glycosyltransferase → MLLPLPETVPLHGDRPAISVVIPARNEAESIEGCLRSIDRQDLEREAFEIVVVDGNSTDDTVAIAEQYADAVFVQRRSGIGGARRDGAEAARGDVLVFTDADSSFEPAWLPAIAENLVLQGYDVSTGPILFQEGSWRSDLLQLWRKVYTLMNYFNYYRLIGPNIAITRPAYDRIHGHADISILEDYDLSIRLRRERNLQFSYDPRQVVYTSARRICNLLGYVLLFLYGQYHYHVTRDYERLRRYPRFDGMNLAGMLEALGSDAAKGDERSEIAGGGTAAGPPALDEEEEGAIRIGRC
- a CDS encoding type II toxin-antitoxin system VapC family toxin encodes the protein MNGVFVDSNVFLNILEGDERVKEGVLALHSDQKLYRNSIVFSEVVHVFLRLATGERPHALRKTPALIQGQGRNLDRVIDLLDLAESLPINRDIEKEAFLIIADLGLLPNDALIAATCKYYGISRIATFDADFERVGFLEIVNVRS
- a CDS encoding antitoxin family protein produces the protein MARTIDVIYEDGVFKPLNRIRLEEGTKGKVVISAETAVNAAFGLLKGKDTQKALQELEDEWGLC
- a CDS encoding type II toxin-antitoxin system HicB family antitoxin, with product MRRLNYRILLRKEPERGYTVTVPTLPGCVTFGETVEEAIAMAKEAIELYIEDLQEKGEDIPTEEGLREYTLTVEPRENVRVKVILDSAISRRTQGILKGMPVEEIISDIENRGVF
- a CDS encoding ATP-binding protein, with product MRFYNRDRELGLMDRLHSARPSFLVVTGRRRVGKTELILEFMRGKRALYFFVDANKSIDTLMDEFGRETALALDLPEYIRLDSPEALLEFLFSLDQPCIAVFDEFQRFQKIHPSFITQLQRFWDLRSRESRLFLIVSGSSVGMIRKIFQEGDAPLFRRADNILTLRPFGPRECLSILADIGVKDPTARLDLYLLFGGMIYYYTFLEKYGCTDLETALDRLILNDLAPLQREMSDVLIEEFGREHATYYEILSAIAEGKTSQKEIADFTHIAPTSLPPYLRDLIDLLGIIEYRVPVTERDRPSKMGRYFLSDNFFRFFARYIYRNMSLYQSGRYDLLKERILREWRGFSGQAFEDMVRVLLKEDLLPRFDHAGPWWNRRGDEIDLLAIGPSGPLAIEIKNQDLTLEEARTILARLEKKIPLVKGIGEPVSLGIAARTIDGKADLAAEGHYTRDLADLGIGPAHGLNRRYF
- a CDS encoding type IV pilin N-terminal domain-containing protein, producing the protein MSLTILKQFNPVVPDAGVTMREIDSEEAVSETVGIILAVAITVMLAAWVAANVYGVAEKTKNTYLVSASAYDDGIGNIVVTYQGGQDHDKLVRLDVWILNGENQPDNWTWAPPEIGVTRKSNVPPTQKPDRIYIVATFIDGTEILIMDKYV
- a CDS encoding type IV pilin N-terminal domain-containing protein, with protein sequence MVKTDDQDKGVSPVIGVILMLAITVILASVMAAFAIGFTGAIQRPYDVHASAYQEGGNIVVTYRGGQDHEAVEAIRITIVDSRGVTLEPNHELPSPSIGESHSEAGATAGRDHVVVVARFKDNSERVILDAYV
- a CDS encoding type IV pilin N-terminal domain-containing protein; protein product: MIGKVKGRPREDEAVSPVIGVILMVGITVILTAVIATVVLGMTSTVEAKRMVAANAIQNEDDILIYFHGGPDRGQVQSLDITVYSSLGTASHTVNNPVVGCIDTFPGLGTDGKEHVIVIAHFNSNIDEDQVILDAYV
- a CDS encoding type IV pilin N-terminal domain-containing protein, with amino-acid sequence MLESISHNRLFPREEGVSETVGQMMMVTVIVILAFLVSGFVPGLG